A genome region from Nocardia sp. NBC_00565 includes the following:
- a CDS encoding ammonium transporter codes for MSSTIDPAATAWLLISTALVLLMTPALAIFYGGMVRSTGVLNMLMMNFIAIPLVTVVWLLAGYSLAFGADAGGGLIGNLDHFGMAGIDPNTVHGTVPELLYATFQLTFAILTAALVSGAIADRAKFSGWMVFVPLWALVVYVPIAHWVWGPDGWLASFGALDYAGGLVVEIASGASALALALVLGPRIDFKTDAMRPHNLPFVLLGAGLLWFGWFGFNAGSALSANGVAAAVFLNTLVAGCLGMLGWLAVEQIRDGRPTTFGAASGVVAGLVAITPSCGSVNTLGALIVGLTAGVVCSFAVGWKFKAGYDDSLDVVGVHFVGGIIGTLLIGLLANQVMTGGVEGLFYGGGLAQLGKQLVGVLVVAAYAFGVTFVLGKGIDRFLGFRVSKEDETAGIDFALHAETAYAEGVHGHSPRRFGEGHFGQPGGGKH; via the coding sequence GTGTCCTCAACCATCGATCCCGCGGCCACCGCCTGGCTGCTCATCAGCACGGCCCTGGTGCTGCTGATGACACCGGCACTGGCCATTTTCTACGGCGGGATGGTGCGCTCGACCGGCGTACTCAACATGCTGATGATGAACTTCATCGCCATCCCGCTGGTAACCGTCGTCTGGTTGCTGGCGGGCTACAGCCTGGCCTTCGGCGCGGACGCGGGCGGCGGCCTGATCGGCAACCTGGACCACTTCGGCATGGCGGGCATCGATCCGAACACTGTGCACGGGACCGTGCCGGAGCTGCTGTACGCCACCTTCCAGCTGACCTTCGCGATCCTCACCGCGGCGCTGGTCAGCGGTGCGATCGCGGACCGCGCCAAGTTCTCCGGCTGGATGGTCTTCGTCCCGCTGTGGGCGCTGGTGGTGTACGTGCCGATCGCGCACTGGGTGTGGGGTCCGGACGGCTGGCTGGCCTCCTTCGGCGCGCTCGACTACGCCGGCGGGCTGGTCGTGGAGATCGCCTCCGGTGCGTCCGCGCTGGCGCTGGCGCTCGTACTCGGCCCGCGCATCGACTTCAAGACCGACGCGATGCGTCCGCACAACCTGCCGTTCGTGCTGCTCGGGGCCGGTCTGCTGTGGTTCGGCTGGTTCGGTTTCAATGCCGGATCCGCGCTGTCCGCGAATGGCGTCGCGGCGGCGGTGTTCCTGAACACGCTGGTGGCGGGCTGCCTCGGCATGCTCGGCTGGCTCGCGGTGGAGCAGATCCGCGACGGTCGCCCGACTACCTTCGGCGCGGCCTCCGGTGTGGTGGCCGGTCTGGTCGCGATCACCCCGTCGTGCGGTTCGGTGAATACACTCGGCGCACTCATCGTGGGCCTGACGGCCGGTGTGGTGTGTTCGTTCGCGGTGGGCTGGAAATTCAAGGCGGGCTATGACGATTCGCTCGACGTGGTCGGCGTGCACTTCGTCGGCGGCATCATCGGCACGCTGCTGATCGGCCTGCTGGCCAACCAGGTGATGACCGGCGGCGTCGAGGGTCTGTTCTACGGCGGCGGACTGGCGCAGTTGGGCAAGCAGCTGGTCGGTGTGCTGGTGGTGGCGGCCTACGCGTTCGGTGTCACTTTCGTGCTCGGCAAGGGCATCGACCGGTTCCTCGGATTCCGGGTCAGCAAGGAAGACGAAACCGCTGGTATCGACTTCGCGCTGCATGCCGAGACCGCATATGCCGAAGGCGTGCACGGACATTCGCCGCGCCGCTTCGGGGAGGGCCACTTCGGGCAGCCGGGCGGCGGAAAGCACTGA
- a CDS encoding neutral zinc metallopeptidase: protein MPYRRPGYPPRPYPPRRRSGAWLSALFGVLTIVVLVVGLFIASSISAANARNKHRPSAYVPPTPSYTYAPPTSSTPTFTTRPAAAATTTRAAAPTTTKPAGPQPVAKTGDNPLFGDSESGVHNAECGYPAWAATVDAATRFFEAAAACLDKKWRPVLQGANLPYSSPKVSVPARGADAGSPCGSSGGNYAAFYCSANHTIYMPLDTIQVEQYGNDVVIYLTVFAHEYGHHVQAISGIMQAMSSQRSEAEAGARSAQGLELSRRLELEAQCFAGMYVGTSVVDGVFDNVQQNRTTRDQYGRGDRSGDAHDHGSTQHYGSWFEQGQNYNRTYQCNTWKMSADQVS from the coding sequence ATGCCGTACCGGCGGCCAGGTTATCCGCCGCGCCCGTACCCGCCGCGGCGAAGATCCGGTGCGTGGCTCAGCGCGCTGTTCGGGGTGCTGACGATCGTCGTCTTGGTTGTCGGACTGTTCATCGCATCATCGATTTCGGCCGCCAATGCGAGAAATAAGCACCGCCCGTCGGCATATGTCCCGCCGACGCCGAGCTACACCTACGCACCGCCGACCTCCTCGACGCCGACCTTCACGACGCGCCCCGCGGCGGCCGCGACCACAACCCGCGCCGCCGCGCCGACCACGACGAAACCCGCTGGGCCGCAACCGGTTGCGAAAACCGGTGATAACCCGTTGTTCGGTGACAGCGAGTCGGGCGTGCACAACGCCGAATGTGGTTATCCGGCCTGGGCCGCGACGGTCGACGCGGCCACCAGGTTCTTCGAGGCCGCCGCCGCATGTCTGGACAAGAAGTGGCGGCCCGTCCTGCAGGGCGCGAACCTGCCGTACTCCAGCCCGAAGGTGAGCGTGCCGGCTCGAGGAGCGGACGCGGGCTCACCGTGCGGCTCATCCGGCGGCAATTACGCGGCGTTCTATTGCTCGGCGAATCACACGATCTATATGCCACTGGACACGATCCAGGTCGAGCAGTACGGCAACGACGTGGTGATCTACCTGACGGTTTTCGCACACGAATACGGCCATCATGTGCAGGCGATCTCCGGCATCATGCAGGCGATGAGCAGCCAGCGTTCGGAGGCGGAGGCGGGGGCGCGAAGCGCGCAGGGCCTGGAGCTGTCGCGCCGCCTGGAGTTGGAGGCGCAGTGCTTCGCCGGAATGTACGTCGGTACGTCGGTAGTCGACGGTGTCTTCGATAACGTGCAGCAGAACCGCACCACTCGGGATCAATACGGGCGTGGCGACCGCTCCGGTGACGCGCATGATCACGGCAGCACACAGCACTACGGCTCGTGGTTCGAACAAGGCCAGAACTACAACCGGACCTACCAGTGCAACACCTGGAAAATGTCCGCGGATCAGGTGTCCTAG
- a CDS encoding neutral zinc metallopeptidase, giving the protein MPPPMPYGPPGRPPQQRKRGGGWVAVLLIVVFVVAGGLVRNAISHGRLSSTASGPGPSLTYTPDSSGGVSETGTNPLLTDPNTTLIPAKCGYAPWGTQVDTARKFFETAAGCLEAAWKPVLAQKKLPFQSPTLNVSATTDGITTPCTGSTSNFAAFYCPANKTIYMPLSQLQTDLFKDNWIVYLSVFAHEYGHHVQAMAGILRKANSDRVDAGVRSEKGLELSRRIELQANCFDGMYLGSSANGGSLSTSQITLARRDAHGRGDQRGDMRDHGTTANGGAWFEIGVDKDRAAQCNTFTASASSVA; this is encoded by the coding sequence ATGCCGCCTCCGATGCCCTACGGCCCGCCCGGACGTCCACCGCAACAGCGCAAGCGCGGCGGTGGCTGGGTGGCGGTGCTGTTGATCGTCGTCTTCGTGGTGGCGGGCGGGCTGGTGCGCAACGCGATCTCACACGGCAGGCTCAGCAGCACCGCATCGGGTCCCGGCCCGAGCCTGACCTACACACCCGATTCGAGCGGCGGGGTATCGGAGACCGGCACCAACCCGCTGCTGACCGATCCGAATACGACCCTGATTCCGGCCAAATGCGGTTACGCCCCGTGGGGGACCCAGGTGGACACCGCACGCAAATTCTTCGAGACGGCCGCGGGCTGCCTGGAGGCGGCGTGGAAACCCGTACTGGCGCAGAAGAAGCTGCCGTTCCAGTCGCCGACGCTGAATGTCAGCGCGACCACCGACGGCATCACCACGCCGTGCACCGGCTCCACGAGCAATTTCGCCGCGTTCTACTGCCCGGCGAACAAGACGATCTACATGCCGCTCAGCCAGCTGCAGACCGATCTGTTCAAGGACAACTGGATCGTCTACCTGTCGGTCTTCGCGCACGAGTACGGCCATCATGTCCAAGCGATGGCAGGGATCCTGCGCAAGGCCAACAGCGATCGCGTCGACGCGGGTGTGCGCAGTGAGAAGGGGCTCGAGCTGTCACGCCGAATCGAGTTGCAGGCCAACTGCTTCGACGGGATGTACCTCGGCTCTTCCGCCAACGGTGGTTCGCTGAGCACCTCGCAGATCACCCTCGCCCGGCGCGATGCGCACGGCCGCGGCGACCAGCGCGGCGATATGCGCGATCACGGGACCACGGCGAACGGTGGGGCATGGTTCGAGATCGGCGTCGACAAAGACCGTGCGGCACAGTGCAATACGTTCACCGCGTCGGCCAGTTCGGTTGCGTAG
- a CDS encoding DUF2207 family protein, with amino-acid sequence MLTFRGGAAGALLLATAGMLVAAPVAHTEPATDGVNIVADLKLSREGVLEVTEKVVVPADSSFKMTLPLRLKIGEDVERVFNVTDVDTKGAGTATVANDLFTIDAKPGESTFTYAIHNTVSDAPGTQTFRWLGTINADVASIDASLISPSYEMGVVDCKLGPPGNLRQCSNLQIEADGVLYWQQTDLRKGDNIDLTLQLPPGTVPANADIRDGNEESAFSFTTPVAVALGVLLLALAAMAAYVLRARRENAAATAGSETIDPLLRDGNQVQFTSPDGILPGEAGVLLDEHVDPGDIAATVIDLAVRRYIWITPISDSDWRIDRVNAPDDQLRDYEKAVYRVLLPDGTDTVSVTELRAPGRIQSQPVRTAMLADAVARGAFIDRARIGLPILLGGALIVGGIAATIALARTSGSALVGVAILLAGIATVLLPRFLPVRTAQGRALVGQIRALQRGLDATSRDQIPPADQELVFSRALPFMVIGGRADNWIRAFRDLNPAADAQPGLYWFGTFERDHNLQRFAGHFPYFITALEGLFAGAGGR; translated from the coding sequence ATGCTGACTTTTCGGGGGGGCGCCGCGGGTGCGCTGCTTCTCGCCACCGCGGGCATGCTGGTCGCCGCGCCGGTTGCCCACACGGAGCCCGCAACCGATGGCGTGAATATCGTCGCCGATCTGAAACTCAGCCGAGAAGGTGTGCTCGAGGTCACCGAGAAGGTGGTCGTGCCCGCCGACAGCTCGTTCAAGATGACGCTGCCGCTGCGGCTGAAGATCGGCGAGGACGTCGAACGCGTCTTCAATGTCACCGATGTCGATACCAAGGGCGCGGGCACGGCGACGGTCGCGAACGATCTGTTCACCATCGATGCCAAGCCGGGCGAATCGACCTTTACCTACGCCATCCACAACACGGTCAGCGATGCGCCGGGCACCCAGACCTTCCGCTGGCTCGGCACGATCAACGCCGATGTCGCCTCGATCGACGCCTCGCTGATCAGCCCGAGCTACGAAATGGGCGTGGTGGACTGCAAACTCGGTCCGCCCGGCAATCTGCGGCAGTGCTCGAATCTGCAGATCGAGGCGGACGGGGTGCTCTACTGGCAGCAGACCGACCTGCGCAAGGGCGACAATATCGACCTGACCCTGCAGCTACCGCCCGGCACCGTGCCAGCTAACGCCGATATCCGCGACGGCAACGAAGAGAGCGCCTTCTCCTTCACCACTCCGGTGGCGGTCGCGCTCGGCGTTCTGTTGCTCGCCTTGGCCGCGATGGCGGCATATGTGCTGCGGGCCCGGCGCGAGAATGCCGCCGCCACAGCCGGATCCGAGACGATCGACCCGCTGCTGCGCGACGGCAACCAGGTCCAGTTCACCTCCCCCGACGGCATCCTGCCCGGCGAGGCGGGCGTGCTGCTCGACGAACATGTCGATCCGGGCGATATCGCGGCGACGGTGATCGATCTCGCTGTGCGCCGGTACATCTGGATCACGCCCATCAGCGACAGCGACTGGCGCATCGACCGGGTCAACGCACCCGACGACCAGCTGCGCGATTATGAGAAGGCGGTCTACCGGGTGCTGCTGCCCGATGGCACCGATACGGTGTCCGTGACCGAGCTGCGCGCGCCGGGCCGCATACAGTCCCAGCCGGTGCGCACCGCGATGCTCGCCGACGCGGTCGCGCGCGGCGCCTTCATCGATCGGGCCCGCATCGGCCTGCCGATCCTGTTGGGCGGCGCGCTGATCGTGGGCGGCATCGCGGCGACCATCGCCCTGGCCCGCACCTCCGGCAGCGCGCTGGTCGGTGTCGCGATCCTGCTCGCGGGCATCGCGACCGTGCTGCTGCCGCGTTTCCTGCCGGTGCGCACGGCCCAGGGTCGTGCCCTCGTCGGCCAGATCCGCGCACTACAGCGCGGCCTCGACGCGACCAGCCGCGACCAGATCCCGCCCGCCGACCAGGAATTGGTCTTCTCCAGGGCACTGCCGTTCATGGTGATCGGCGGCCGCGCCGACAACTGGATCCGCGCCTTCCGCGACCTCAACCCCGCCGCCGACGCCCAACCCGGCCTCTATTGGTTCGGCACCTTCGAACGCGACCACAACCTGCAACGCTTCGCCGGCCACTTCCCCTACTTCATCACCGCCCTCGAAGGCCTGTTCGCAGGCGCGGGCGGCCGCTGA
- a CDS encoding ROK family transcriptional regulator: MSLPTLDRSVSRVVTGRVRVQRPVVAPELRIADNPAAAVLRAATGGPVSRDNAARTTGLSIATVNRQVSALLAAGLLRERPDLTASGAVGRPRVPFEIDHEAYLTLGIHIGAAVTKIVAADLRGRILGGLAIATPQTGQDFATMTVARSAKAFLQRWHRRKPLWAGVAIGGRVDPLTGVVDHPKLAWQGAQVGTALGEVLELPISVAPHVEAMAASELLLPTGEPAGAPGSSLYFYVRETAGIAVTLDGRVHTPSSGPGSIAHLPTGSDVECTCGRRGCLEVTVGDRALHARAVGRGIIPAHKGTGGSTIADLYRAAEAGAEDAQELLAERATILGHTVAMVRDMLNPDRVILGGQAFTGYRPAVTHVARAFAQSSQLPPTDIRISGFGGKVQEFAAVVTSLSALYADPLSAIRRTAMTD, encoded by the coding sequence ATGTCCCTCCCCACCCTTGACCGCTCCGTTTCCAGGGTCGTCACCGGTCGTGTCCGCGTTCAGCGCCCCGTCGTCGCGCCGGAACTCCGCATCGCTGACAATCCGGCGGCGGCGGTGCTGCGCGCCGCGACCGGCGGTCCGGTATCCCGCGACAATGCCGCGCGCACAACGGGTTTGAGCATCGCGACGGTCAACCGTCAGGTGTCGGCGCTATTGGCCGCCGGTCTGCTGCGCGAGCGCCCCGACCTGACCGCCTCGGGTGCGGTCGGACGTCCCCGGGTCCCGTTCGAAATCGACCACGAGGCCTATCTGACCCTCGGCATCCATATCGGCGCTGCGGTCACCAAGATCGTCGCCGCCGACCTGCGCGGGCGCATTCTCGGTGGCCTGGCCATCGCGACACCGCAGACCGGCCAGGACTTCGCGACCATGACCGTGGCCCGCAGCGCCAAGGCTTTCCTGCAGCGCTGGCACCGGCGCAAACCACTCTGGGCCGGAGTGGCGATCGGTGGGCGGGTCGATCCGCTGACCGGTGTCGTCGATCATCCCAAACTGGCCTGGCAGGGTGCCCAGGTCGGCACAGCGCTCGGTGAGGTGCTCGAACTGCCGATCTCGGTGGCACCGCACGTCGAGGCGATGGCGGCCTCGGAACTGTTGCTGCCGACCGGCGAACCCGCCGGTGCGCCGGGCAGCAGCCTGTACTTCTACGTCCGCGAAACCGCTGGTATCGCAGTCACTTTGGACGGCAGGGTGCACACCCCGAGCAGCGGCCCCGGGTCGATCGCGCACTTGCCGACCGGTTCCGATGTCGAATGCACCTGCGGCAGGCGGGGTTGCCTCGAGGTGACCGTCGGCGATCGGGCGCTGCACGCCAGAGCCGTTGGGCGCGGGATCATTCCGGCACACAAGGGCACCGGCGGCTCGACCATCGCCGATCTGTACCGCGCCGCCGAGGCGGGCGCGGAAGACGCGCAGGAGTTGCTCGCCGAACGGGCCACCATCCTCGGACACACCGTCGCGATGGTCCGGGACATGCTCAACCCGGACCGGGTGATCCTCGGCGGCCAGGCCTTCACCGGCTACCGCCCCGCCGTCACCCACGTAGCCCGAGCCTTCGCCCAGTCCTCTCAACTCCCGCCCACCGATATCCGCATCAGCGGATTCGGCGGCAAGGTCCAGGAATTCGCAGCCGTCGTCACCTCGCTGAGCGCCCTGTACGCCGACCCACTGTCGGCGATCCGGCGCACGGCGATGACGGACTGA
- a CDS encoding MFS transporter — protein sequence MFLDALDVSMVGVALPSIGSELGLNTESLQWIVNGYILGYGGLLLLGGRAADLLGRRQVFLTALVVFGIASLAGGLVDDGALLIASRIIKGVAAAFTAPAALSIITTTFKEGHDRNRALSIFTVFGATGYASGLIVSGLLTGIDWRLTFYVPVLVVAAVVVTAYFVVPRNIEKEQGRIDFAGAALLTGGMLAAVYTIVTAPEKGLTASVVATAVLAIALLSAFFVVENKVAHPLVRLSIFKVKSIVRANLAALAIFGSYISFQTIVSLYLQNTLGWEPLKMALALAPTGVIVAILSPVAGKLIDRYGTTPMIIASMTSFVIGYVWFISFGGSADPNYVVAYLPAFLLLGLGFALGFSSVMVQATEGIADHEQGLASGLVQTSGQIGGAVVLAVVTGLISGGAATSIAQYRPGLYLVTVVALVGLIASATALLARRQLVAAAA from the coding sequence ATGTTCCTCGATGCACTCGACGTATCGATGGTCGGCGTCGCCCTCCCGTCCATCGGATCCGAACTGGGGCTCAATACCGAGAGCCTGCAGTGGATCGTCAACGGCTACATCCTCGGCTACGGCGGTCTGCTGCTGCTGGGCGGACGAGCTGCCGATCTGCTCGGCCGTCGCCAGGTATTCCTCACCGCCCTGGTGGTTTTCGGAATCGCCTCGCTCGCGGGCGGTCTGGTCGATGACGGTGCGCTGCTGATCGCCAGCCGCATCATCAAGGGCGTCGCCGCCGCGTTCACCGCACCGGCCGCACTGTCGATCATCACCACCACCTTCAAGGAAGGTCACGACCGCAACCGCGCGCTGTCGATCTTCACCGTCTTCGGCGCGACCGGATACGCCTCGGGCCTGATCGTTTCGGGTCTGCTCACCGGTATCGACTGGCGACTGACCTTCTATGTCCCGGTGCTGGTCGTCGCGGCCGTGGTGGTCACCGCCTACTTCGTGGTGCCGCGCAATATCGAGAAGGAGCAGGGCCGCATCGACTTCGCCGGTGCCGCACTGCTGACCGGTGGCATGCTGGCCGCCGTCTACACCATCGTCACCGCACCCGAAAAGGGCCTCACCGCAAGCGTTGTCGCGACCGCGGTACTCGCCATCGCCCTGCTCAGCGCGTTCTTCGTGGTGGAGAACAAGGTCGCGCACCCGCTGGTGCGGCTGAGCATCTTCAAGGTGAAGTCGATCGTGCGGGCCAACCTGGCCGCACTGGCCATCTTCGGCTCCTACATCAGCTTCCAGACGATCGTGTCGCTGTACCTGCAGAACACCCTGGGCTGGGAGCCGCTGAAGATGGCGCTGGCCCTGGCCCCCACGGGCGTCATCGTGGCGATCCTGTCGCCGGTCGCAGGCAAGCTGATCGACCGCTACGGCACCACCCCGATGATCATCGCCTCGATGACCTCATTCGTGATCGGGTACGTCTGGTTCATCTCCTTCGGCGGCAGCGCCGATCCCAACTACGTCGTCGCCTACCTGCCCGCATTCCTGTTGCTCGGTCTCGGCTTCGCGCTCGGATTCTCCTCGGTCATGGTGCAGGCCACCGAGGGCATCGCCGACCACGAGCAGGGACTGGCCTCGGGGCTGGTGCAGACCTCCGGGCAGATCGGCGGGGCGGTCGTGCTGGCCGTGGTCACCGGACTGATCAGTGGTGGCGCGGCGACCAGCATCGCGCAGTACCGGCCCGGCCTGTACCTGGTCACCGTGGTCGCGCTGGTCGGACTGATCGCCTCGGCGACCGCACTGCTGGCTCGTCGTCAATTGGTCGCCGCAGCGGCCTGA
- a CDS encoding HhH-GPD-type base excision DNA repair protein, producing the protein MAKGKSATVKLCLAQEPEADKLLSEDSFALLTGMLLDQQFPLEHAFRGPKKIADRMDGFDIQRIADADTEAFEELCATPPAIHRYGRSMARRTQELARYVVEHYDGKTERIWTQGDPDGKEVLRRLKELPGYGDQKARIFLALLGKQLGVQPKGWDTAAGAYSEQGSRRSAADIVDGESLLEVRAFKKQMKAAAKKS; encoded by the coding sequence GTGGCAAAAGGAAAGTCCGCGACTGTCAAGCTGTGTCTGGCCCAGGAACCGGAGGCGGACAAGCTGCTTTCCGAGGATTCCTTCGCATTGTTGACGGGCATGTTGCTCGATCAGCAGTTCCCGCTCGAACATGCCTTTCGCGGGCCGAAGAAGATCGCCGACCGGATGGACGGCTTCGATATTCAGCGGATCGCCGACGCCGACACCGAGGCGTTCGAGGAACTGTGCGCGACTCCGCCCGCCATCCACCGCTACGGCAGGTCCATGGCGCGCCGCACCCAGGAACTCGCTCGGTACGTGGTCGAGCATTACGACGGCAAGACCGAACGCATCTGGACGCAGGGCGATCCCGACGGCAAAGAGGTGCTGCGCCGATTGAAGGAGCTGCCCGGCTACGGCGACCAGAAGGCCAGGATCTTCCTCGCACTGCTCGGCAAACAGCTCGGTGTGCAACCGAAGGGCTGGGACACGGCGGCGGGTGCCTATTCCGAGCAGGGTTCACGTCGCTCGGCCGCCGATATCGTCGACGGCGAATCACTGTTGGAAGTGCGGGCCTTCAAGAAGCAGATGAAGGCCGCCGCCAAGAAGTCCTGA
- a CDS encoding methyltransferase domain-containing protein codes for MDIQGLRPDRFDSAGQDQLVDVRDLQAALPGIRRLRTWAHEALALQPGESAVDIGSGTGTEVMAFADAVGPTGTTFGVEPDPHLLASAERRAQQAGSTAKFHTGDAYGLPFGAGTFDAALCERVFQHLTAPNRAANEIARVLKPGGRVVVMDSDWGTAIVHPGDREVVRGVIDTLVSATTNPFAGRRLSGLLTKAGLVIDEVGSHALVQDRTVGAGSLVNRISAMAVARGSITEAQRDQLIADLQQGADSGDIHLSVTMFAVLAHKPR; via the coding sequence ATGGATATACAGGGGTTACGCCCGGATCGCTTCGACAGCGCGGGCCAGGATCAATTGGTCGACGTGCGCGATCTGCAGGCGGCGCTGCCGGGCATCCGGCGTCTGCGCACCTGGGCTCACGAAGCCCTGGCACTGCAGCCCGGTGAGAGTGCGGTCGACATCGGATCGGGCACCGGCACGGAGGTCATGGCCTTCGCGGACGCGGTCGGCCCGACCGGCACCACGTTCGGCGTCGAACCCGATCCACATCTGCTCGCCTCCGCCGAACGCCGTGCCCAACAGGCCGGTTCGACGGCCAAGTTCCACACCGGCGACGCCTACGGGCTGCCCTTCGGCGCGGGTACCTTCGACGCCGCGCTCTGCGAGCGGGTGTTCCAGCATCTGACCGCGCCGAATCGCGCCGCCAATGAGATCGCGCGGGTGCTGAAGCCGGGCGGTCGCGTGGTGGTGATGGACAGCGACTGGGGCACGGCGATCGTGCATCCTGGCGACCGCGAGGTGGTTCGCGGGGTCATCGACACATTGGTTTCGGCGACCACCAATCCGTTCGCCGGCCGCCGCCTGTCCGGATTGCTGACCAAGGCCGGCCTGGTGATCGACGAGGTCGGCTCGCACGCGCTGGTGCAGGACCGCACGGTGGGCGCCGGCTCACTCGTCAACCGGATCTCGGCTATGGCGGTGGCGCGCGGATCCATCACCGAGGCGCAGCGCGATCAGCTGATCGCCGATCTGCAGCAGGGCGCCGACAGCGGTGACATCCACCTGTCGGTGACCATGTTCGCCGTTCTCGCCCACAAACCGCGCTGA
- a CDS encoding aminotransferase class I/II-fold pyridoxal phosphate-dependent enzyme yields MPRQTQIGLMSQVELVSEHETQTANYATLKTEKLTLDLTRGKPSPEQLDLSTELLSLPGLGDYRDGTGTDCRNYGGLHGLPELRAIFGELLGIPVENLIAGNNASLELMHDVITYALLYGTPDSERRWVAEPKLKFLCPSPGYDRHFSITEALGFEMIPIPIGHAGPDVHAIAALVANDPQIKGLWAVPNYSNPTGVIFSEDIVRELVSMPTAAADFRLFWDNAYAVHPLTDAAAPVLDVLGMAAAAGNPNRPIVFASTSKITFAGAGVSFLGASTPNLNWYLGHASKKSIGPDKINQLRHLRFFTDADGVRAHMQKHRAILEPKFALVLRILEDRLGASKVASWTEPKGGYFISLDVVEGTAARVIALAKDAGIALTAAGSAFPYRNDPEDKNIRIAPSFPQLPELEKAMDGLATCVLLAATEKLLAK; encoded by the coding sequence CCAGACCGCGAATTACGCGACGCTCAAGACCGAAAAGCTCACGCTGGACCTGACGCGGGGAAAACCTTCACCGGAACAACTCGACCTGTCCACCGAACTGCTGTCGCTGCCCGGCCTGGGTGATTACCGGGACGGCACCGGCACCGACTGCCGCAACTACGGTGGGCTGCACGGACTCCCGGAACTGCGCGCGATCTTCGGTGAGCTGCTCGGCATTCCGGTCGAGAACCTGATCGCCGGCAATAACGCCAGCCTCGAGCTGATGCACGACGTGATCACCTACGCGCTGCTGTACGGCACCCCGGATTCCGAGCGACGCTGGGTCGCCGAGCCGAAGCTGAAGTTCCTGTGCCCCAGTCCCGGTTACGACCGGCACTTCTCCATCACCGAGGCGCTCGGCTTCGAGATGATCCCGATCCCGATCGGTCACGCCGGTCCGGACGTGCACGCCATCGCCGCACTGGTCGCGAACGATCCGCAGATCAAGGGTCTGTGGGCGGTGCCGAACTACTCCAACCCAACCGGCGTCATCTTCTCCGAAGATATTGTCCGGGAACTGGTTTCGATGCCCACCGCGGCGGCGGACTTCCGGTTGTTCTGGGACAACGCCTACGCGGTGCACCCGCTGACCGATGCCGCCGCACCCGTCCTCGATGTGCTCGGCATGGCCGCTGCGGCCGGAAACCCCAACCGGCCCATCGTCTTCGCCTCCACCTCGAAGATCACCTTCGCTGGTGCGGGTGTCAGTTTCCTCGGTGCGTCCACGCCGAACCTGAACTGGTACCTCGGGCACGCGTCGAAGAAGAGTATCGGCCCGGACAAAATCAACCAGCTGCGCCACCTGCGTTTCTTCACCGATGCCGACGGCGTGCGCGCGCATATGCAGAAGCATCGCGCCATCCTGGAGCCGAAATTCGCGCTGGTGCTGCGGATTCTGGAGGATCGGCTCGGTGCGTCCAAGGTCGCGTCCTGGACCGAGCCGAAGGGCGGCTATTTCATCAGCCTCGATGTCGTGGAGGGCACCGCGGCCCGCGTGATCGCGCTGGCCAAGGATGCCGGAATCGCGCTGACCGCGGCCGGTTCGGCCTTCCCGTACCGGAATGATCCGGAGGACAAGAACATTCGCATCGCTCCGAGCTTCCCGCAGCTGCCGGAATTGGAGAAGGCGATGGACGGGCTGGCCACCTGCGTATTGCTCGCGGCCACCGAGAAGTTGCTCGCCAAGTAG